Proteins encoded within one genomic window of Jiangella mangrovi:
- a CDS encoding Fpg/Nei family DNA glycosylase gives MPELPDVEGFRRVLSRAAGRRIDGVDVLDAGVLRGVDGGELRDALVGAAFAGPRRHGKWLIGPLRAGPRHRLDEPSVVFHFGMTGSLTWIDADADRHRLDRVIISAGSRELRYRDLRKLQGIRLVPDDDGVGSLLAGLGPDAARIGAAELGRRLARRQRTLKPALTDQAVVAGLGNLLADEILWQARIHPRRGTLDLTDADRRRLHRTMTTVLDRSTRVGRVPGRDDWLTGHRDDRDGVCPRCGTPLRRTRLGGRTTVWCPRCQSE, from the coding sequence ATGCCGGAGCTTCCGGACGTCGAGGGCTTCCGCCGGGTGCTGAGCAGAGCGGCCGGACGACGGATCGACGGCGTCGACGTGCTCGATGCGGGCGTGCTCCGGGGCGTCGACGGCGGCGAGCTGCGCGACGCGCTGGTGGGAGCCGCCTTCGCCGGTCCGCGCCGGCACGGCAAGTGGCTGATCGGACCGCTCCGAGCCGGCCCGCGGCACCGCCTCGACGAGCCGAGCGTGGTCTTCCACTTCGGCATGACCGGCTCTCTGACCTGGATCGACGCCGACGCCGATCGGCACCGTCTCGACCGTGTCATCATCAGCGCCGGCTCCCGCGAGCTGCGCTACCGCGACCTGCGCAAGCTGCAGGGCATCCGGCTCGTCCCCGACGACGACGGCGTCGGCTCGCTGCTCGCCGGCCTCGGCCCGGACGCCGCGCGGATCGGTGCCGCCGAGCTCGGCCGGCGCCTCGCCCGCCGGCAGCGCACCCTCAAGCCCGCGCTGACGGACCAGGCCGTCGTCGCGGGGCTGGGGAACCTGCTGGCCGACGAGATCCTGTGGCAGGCCCGCATCCATCCTCGCCGAGGCACCCTGGACCTCACCGACGCCGACCGGCGCCGTCTGCACCGCACCATGACCACCGTTCTGGACCGCTCGACGCGGGTGGGACGGGTGCCCGGCAGGGACGACTGGCTCACCGGCCACCGCGACGACCGTGACGGCGTCTGCCCGCGGTGCGGGACGCCGCTGCGGCGCACGCGGCTCGGCGGCCGCACGACGGTCTGGTGCCCGCGCTGCCAGTCGGAGTGA
- a CDS encoding deoxyguanosinetriphosphate triphosphohydrolase gives MSGYDDADRERWAAEPPKRAVRTAFERDRARVVHSASLRRLAAKTQVVAPGSDDFVRNRLTHSLEVAQVGRELGKELGCDPDVVDAACLAHDLGHPPFGHNGEQVLDEIAAGIGGFEGNAQTLRLLTRLEAKAAHPDGRSAGLNLTRASLDASTKYPWRRGEREGRKFGVYDDDAEVFGWLRDGAAGDRRCLEAQVMDFSDDVAYCVHDVEDAIVGGRLQVGGRLDDADERTRVAGLTREWYLPDAEAEEITEALDRLRALPYWVASYDGRLRSLAALKDMTSQLIGRFCDDAERATHASYGGGSLTRYAADLVVPRATRVEVAVLKGLAAVYVMTASDRAPIYARQRELIEELVSALRLRAPGSLEPAFQEAWSTAADDAARLRVIVDQVASLTDDSAVALHTQLTR, from the coding sequence ATGAGCGGCTACGACGACGCCGACCGCGAGCGGTGGGCGGCCGAGCCCCCGAAGCGGGCGGTGCGCACGGCGTTCGAGCGCGACCGGGCACGCGTCGTCCACTCGGCGTCGCTGCGTCGGCTGGCGGCCAAGACGCAGGTGGTGGCGCCCGGCAGCGACGACTTCGTCCGCAACCGGCTCACCCACTCCCTCGAGGTGGCGCAGGTCGGCCGCGAGCTCGGCAAGGAGCTCGGCTGCGACCCCGACGTCGTCGACGCCGCCTGCCTCGCGCACGACCTCGGGCATCCGCCGTTCGGGCACAACGGCGAGCAGGTGCTCGACGAGATCGCGGCCGGTATCGGCGGGTTCGAGGGCAACGCGCAGACGCTGCGGCTGCTCACCCGGCTCGAGGCGAAGGCCGCACACCCCGACGGCCGGTCGGCCGGGCTGAACCTCACCCGGGCCAGCCTCGACGCCTCGACCAAGTACCCGTGGCGCCGCGGCGAACGCGAGGGCCGCAAGTTCGGCGTCTACGACGACGACGCCGAGGTGTTCGGCTGGCTGCGTGACGGCGCCGCCGGCGATCGCCGCTGCCTCGAGGCGCAGGTCATGGACTTCTCCGACGACGTCGCCTACTGCGTCCACGACGTCGAGGACGCCATCGTGGGCGGCCGGCTGCAGGTGGGCGGGCGCCTCGACGACGCAGATGAGCGCACGCGGGTGGCCGGGCTGACCCGCGAGTGGTACCTGCCCGACGCCGAGGCCGAGGAGATCACCGAGGCACTGGACCGGCTGCGCGCGCTGCCGTACTGGGTCGCGTCGTACGACGGCCGGCTGCGGTCGCTGGCGGCGCTGAAGGACATGACGAGCCAGCTGATCGGCCGCTTCTGCGACGACGCCGAGCGGGCGACGCACGCTTCGTACGGCGGTGGGAGCCTGACCCGCTACGCGGCCGACCTCGTGGTGCCGCGGGCGACCCGGGTCGAGGTGGCGGTGCTCAAGGGCCTGGCCGCCGTCTACGTCATGACGGCGTCGGACCGGGCGCCCATCTACGCCCGGCAGCGGGAGCTGATCGAGGAGCTCGTGTCGGCGCTGCGGCTGCGCGCCCCGGGGTCGCTGGAGCCGGCGTTCCAGGAGGCCTGGTCCACCGCCGCCGACGACGCCGCCCGGCTCCGGGTCATCGTCGACCAGGTCGCCTCCCTGACCGACGACTCCGCCGTCGCCCTGCACACTCAGCTCACCCGCTGA
- the lhgO gene encoding L-2-hydroxyglutarate oxidase, with protein MSEPSNYAVVGGGIVGSAIARALARSADGATVTVLEKEPEPALHQTRRNSGVVHAGIYYTPGSAKARFSRRGVGLLRAYCDEKGLTYDECGKVIVALDEAQRGRLDDLHKRAIANDVPGVRTLDPDELAELEPHVRGVAGLHSPSTAIVDFAAIAAALLADAVDAGGTVRTGFEVTNFHQSDDEVRVTGASGETLAFDRVVVCAGLQSDRLARLAGDDPYPRIVPFRGEFALLRPERRHLVNGLVYPVPDPRYPFLGVHLTKRVDGEVMVGPNAVLALAREGYRKRDVDPAELFRLARWGGFRRFAWSNRRTAVQELRGSYSRRRFAAAAREYLPELTVADLVPAPAGIRAQAMAADGTLVDDFRSSRRGNIMCIRNAPSPAATACLAIADDVVGELLGD; from the coding sequence ATGAGTGAACCGTCCAACTACGCGGTCGTCGGCGGGGGCATCGTCGGCTCCGCCATCGCGCGCGCCCTGGCCCGCTCGGCCGACGGCGCCACGGTCACCGTGCTCGAGAAGGAGCCCGAGCCGGCGCTGCACCAGACGCGGCGCAACAGCGGCGTCGTCCACGCCGGCATCTACTACACGCCCGGCTCGGCGAAGGCCCGGTTCTCGCGCCGCGGCGTCGGCCTGCTGCGCGCCTACTGCGACGAGAAGGGCCTGACGTACGACGAGTGCGGCAAGGTCATCGTCGCCCTCGACGAGGCCCAGCGCGGCCGCCTCGACGACCTGCACAAGCGCGCCATCGCCAACGACGTGCCCGGCGTGCGCACGCTCGACCCCGACGAGCTGGCCGAACTCGAGCCGCACGTCCGCGGCGTCGCCGGCCTGCACTCCCCCTCCACCGCGATCGTCGACTTCGCCGCCATCGCCGCGGCGCTGCTGGCCGACGCCGTCGACGCCGGCGGGACGGTGCGCACCGGCTTCGAGGTGACGAACTTCCACCAGTCGGACGACGAGGTCCGGGTCACCGGCGCGTCCGGCGAGACCCTGGCCTTCGACCGCGTCGTCGTGTGCGCGGGCCTGCAGTCCGACCGGCTGGCCCGCCTCGCCGGCGACGACCCGTACCCGCGCATCGTCCCCTTCCGCGGCGAGTTCGCGCTGCTCCGGCCCGAGCGCCGGCACCTCGTCAACGGCCTGGTCTACCCGGTGCCGGACCCGCGCTACCCGTTCCTCGGCGTGCACCTCACCAAGCGGGTCGACGGCGAGGTCATGGTCGGGCCGAACGCCGTGCTGGCGCTGGCCCGCGAGGGCTACCGCAAGCGCGACGTCGACCCCGCCGAACTCTTCCGGCTGGCCCGCTGGGGCGGGTTCCGCCGGTTCGCCTGGTCCAACCGGCGCACCGCCGTCCAGGAGCTGCGCGGGTCGTACAGCCGGCGACGGTTCGCCGCGGCCGCCCGCGAGTACCTGCCCGAGCTGACCGTCGCCGACCTCGTGCCCGCGCCGGCCGGCATCCGCGCCCAGGCCATGGCCGCCGACGGCACCCTTGTCGACGACTTCCGCTCCAGCCGGCGCGGCAACATCATGTGCATCCGCAACGCCCCCTCGCCGGCCGCGACGGCGTGCCTGGCCATCGCCGACGACGTCGTCGGCGAGCTCCTCGGCGACTGA
- a CDS encoding LPXTG cell wall anchor domain-containing protein, with product MRRSAFLAAVLPAALIGAAAVGTLSASAAEPDEVLVGNITSCKNDVVDGEIYWEGNTTPGTSLNHPWFTDTVSDDDLSLDITDISDGIDLAALVSNGEQTNLYLWTNDLTDLTAPDIDGQSAEIANYTVCKVHPYPPTEPPTEPPTEEPTEPPTEEPTEPPTEEPTETPSETPSETPSETPSETPSESPSQTPTPSETPEEPALPDTGSSPTVLIAAAAILLAAGAAALRHRFVKP from the coding sequence ATGCGCCGATCCGCATTCCTTGCTGCCGTTTTGCCGGCAGCCCTCATCGGTGCCGCAGCCGTCGGCACCCTGTCCGCATCCGCCGCCGAGCCCGACGAGGTCCTCGTTGGCAACATCACCTCCTGCAAAAACGACGTCGTTGACGGTGAGATCTACTGGGAGGGCAACACCACCCCTGGGACCTCGCTGAACCACCCGTGGTTCACCGACACGGTCTCCGATGACGACCTGTCGCTCGACATCACCGACATCAGCGATGGCATCGACCTCGCCGCGCTGGTGAGCAATGGTGAGCAGACGAACCTCTACCTCTGGACCAACGATCTCACTGACCTGACCGCCCCGGACATCGACGGTCAGTCCGCTGAGATCGCGAACTACACGGTCTGCAAGGTCCACCCGTACCCGCCCACCGAGCCCCCGACGGAGCCCCCGACCGAGGAGCCCACGGAGCCTCCCACGGAGGAGCCGACCGAGCCGCCGACCGAGGAGCCCACCGAGACTCCGTCGGAGACGCCGAGCGAGACCCCGTCCGAGACGCCGTCGGAGACCCCCAGCGAGTCGCCGTCGCAGACCCCGACTCCCTCGGAGACGCCCGAGGAGCCGGCCCTGCCCGACACCGGTAGCTCGCCGACGGTTCTCATCGCGGCCGCCGCGATCCTGCTGGCCGCCGGTGCGGCCGCGCTGCGTCACCGCTTCGTCAAGCCGTAG